The DNA segment GGCAATTCGGGGGGCATCACCGAGGACCTGCCGCTGATAGGATGCATCCTGGGCCTCGAATTTCTCCCAGCACGGCATGGAGACCACCGCCGCTTCGATACCCTCCTCGGCTTGCAGGCGTTCCGCCGCGGCCACGGCGATCTCGACCTCGGACCCTGTGGCAAGCAGCGTGATGTCGCGGGGCCTCTGCGCTTCCTTAAGGACATAGGCTCCGCGCGCGGACAAATTCTCGTTCCCGCCCGTCTGGCGCAGCATCGGCAGAGCCTGCCGCGAGAGAGCGAGGACGCTCGGCGTCTTCTTCTCACCAAGCGCGATCTCCCAGCATTCGGCAGTCTCGATGATGTCGGCGGGCCGGAAGACATTGAGGTTGGGCGTGGCACGCAGCATCGCCAGATGCTCGACCGGCTGATGGGTCGGTCCGTCCTCGCCGAGACCGATGGAGTCATGAGTCAGCACATAGATGACGGGCAGGCCCATCAGTGCCGAGAGACGGATTGCGCCGCGTGCATAGTCGGAAAACACCAGGAAGGTGCCGCCATAGGGAATGAAACCGCCATGCAGGGCGATGCCGTTCATGGCGGCCGCCATGCCGTGCTCACGGATGCCGTAATGCAGATAGCGGCCCTTGAAATTGCCCGGCCCAATGGGTTGAGTCTGGGACGTCATCGTCAGGTTCGAGCCGGTCAGATCGGCGGAGCCGCCGACCGTCAAAGCCGTGGCCCCATTGATGACCTCCAGCGTCATCTGCGAGGCCTGCCGGGTGGCGACCTTGGAGCCTCTCTTGCGATGCGCGGCTCGGAACTTTGCCAGCAGATCCGCGACACCGCCGTCCAGTTCCCGGGCGACGGTCTGTTCGTAGCGCTTTTTCGAGCGCGAAGCGTCGAGCCGGATTTCCCATGCTTCGCGGGCCATCCGGCCCCGCACCGCCACCCTTTGCCAGGCGGATTTGATCTCGGCCGGCACGAAGAAGGGTGGGTGTGGCCAGGCGAGCTTCTCGCGTGTCGCGGCGATTTCCTTGTCGCCGAGTGCCGCCCCGTGGGTTTTATGCGAGCCTTCCATGTTGGCTGCGCCATTGCCGATCCGGGTGCGGCAGGCAATCAGCGATGGCTTGCGGGTCCGGTGCGCTCGCTGGATCGCCTTCGCCACGGCCTCGGGGTCGTGGCCGTCAACGCGTTGCGCATCCCAGCCGGCCGCGCGGAAACGTGCAAGCTGATCCATCGAGGTGGAGAGGTCAGTCGAACCATCGATCGATATCCGGTTGTCGTCCCAGAGCACGATGAGCTTGCGCAGCTTCAGATGCCCGGCAAGGTCGATCACCTCGTGGCTGATACCCTCCTGCAAGCAGCCGTCGCCGGCCACCACATAGGTGAAGTGGTTGCAGAGCGAACTCGAGAAGCGCGCGGCCATCATCTGTTCGGCGATCGCCATGCCAACGGCTGTGGCAATTCCCTGGCCGAGTGGGCCGGTGGTGGTCTCGATCCCGAGGGCATGGCCGTATTCGGGATGGCCGGCCGTTTTCGAGCCGAGCTGGCGGAAGGCTGAGAGCTCGGCCATCGGCATGTCGGCAAAGCCGATGAGGTGATGGATGGCATAGAGCAGCATCGACCCATGGCCAGCCGAAAGCACGAAACGATCGCGATCGGGCCAATCGGGCAGGGAGGGGTCAATCTTGATGAAGCGGTTGAAGAGGACTGTCACCGCGTCGGCCATGCCCATCGGCATCCCGGGATGCCCGGAATTGGCCTTCTGCACGGCATCCATGGCGAGAAACCGGATGGCATCGGCCATGTTGCGCTCCGATGCGGCGGCACGGGTTTCGATCTGCTGCGAAACATTCATGGTGTCCTCCTCACGACATGCGGTGTTTGCGCTCGAGCAGTTTGTGGATGAGCGGCGTGAAAATCAGCTGCATGGCGAGGTCGAGCTTGTCGCCCGGCACCACGATGGAGTTGGCGCGTGACATGAAGCTGTTGTGCAGCATCGACAGCAGGTAGGGGAAATCGATGCTTTGCGGTTTTGCGAAGCGAATGACCAGGATGGATTCGGCGTGCGTCGGTATCCAGCGGGCGATGAAGGGGTTGGACGTGTCGACGATCGGCACACGCTGGAAATTGATATCGGTGAGCGAAAACTGCGGGCAGATATAGTGCACGTAGTCGGGCATGCGCCGCAGGATTGTGTCGGTCACGGCCTCGGTGGAGTACCCGCGCGTCGCCTTGTCGCGATGGATCTTCTGAATCCATTCCAGGTTGATCACCGGCACGACGCCGATCTTCAGATCGCAATGCTGGGCGAGATTGACGGTGTCGGTGACCGCACAGCCATGCAATCCCTCGTAGAACAGGAGATCGCTGTCGCCAAACTCTTCCCAGTTCGTGAATGTACCGGGTTCGGCGCCGTATTTTGCGGCCTCGGCGTCATCATGCACGTAGTGGCGGGTGCGCCCGACGCCGCGCCTGCCATATTCGGCAAAGACGCTTTCCAGGATTTCCAGTTCGTTCGCCTCGGCGGAGAAATGGGTGAAGTCGACACCTCGCGCTTTCTCGTCCGCTATCTTGCGGCGCATGGTTTCCCGGTCGTAGCGGTGGAAAGCATCACCTTCGATGAAGGACGCCGAGACGTTCTCGCGCTTGAAGATCTTCTCGAAAGTGTCCTTGACCGTCGTGGTGCCAGCGCCGGAGGAGCCGGTGATCGATATGATTGGGTATCTGGCTGACATGTTGCTCTCCTCAGGCGCGAAACAGACCGCGCTTGCCGAAGAGCGGTGCGCGTTCGCCAATCATGTTCGGGTCGACGTGATAGCGGGCGACGCGCGCCACCTCGCGGCGCGAGCCGAAAGCCAGCGGCACGCGCTGGTGCAGGTTTTCCGGAACGAGATCGAGAATGCGCGTGATCGAGTTCGTGGCCGCGCCGCCGGCGTTCTCGATGATGAAGGCGATCGGGTTGGCCTCGTAGACCAGCCGTAGCCGGCCCTGGTGGTAGCCCTTCCGGCCGTCGGCGGGGTACAGGAAAATCCCGCCGCGGACCAGGATCCGATAAGAGTCGGCGACCAGTGAGGCGATCCACCGCATGTTGAAGTCCCGCTCGCGCGGCCCTTCCGAACCTGCCAGGCAATCGTCGACATAGAGCCGGATCGCCTCTTCCCAGTGTCGATAGTTCGACATGTTGATAGCGAATTCGCTGGTGCGCTCCGGGATGCTGACCGATTTGTAGGCCTCTACGAAGCATCCAAGCCGGTTGGAGAAAATGAAAATCTCCGTGCCCTTGCCAAGCGACAGTACGAGCGTGGTTTGTGCTCCGTAGACGAAGAAGCCCGCCGCCAGTTGTTGGTTTCCGGGCTGCAGAAAGGACTGCGTGGGGTCCAGATCTGGTCCCTTGACGGCGGGCAGCACGGAGAAGACCGTGCCGATGGAGACGTTGTTGTTGATGTTCGACGACCCGTCGAGCGGATCGATGGCAACTGCCAGACGTGCCGTCGGATCGAGCGGGACAGGCTTTTCCAGTTCTTCCGAGGCGTAGTATGCGACCGGTGCCCCGTGCAGGCACGACAGAAAGAGCTCGTTGCACAGGACATCCAGATTCCTCTGCAGGTCGCCGTCGGCATTGCTGCCGCCGCGTGTGCCGTTGAACGCGGTGTCGAGCGCTCCCTGATTAATGATTTTGCGGACGACGAGGGCGGCCGTTGCCAGCCTCTGGATCACTGCGGCCACGTCCGGCGCCAAATCGTCGCCATTGGCCGTACGTGATGCGAGATAAGCCTCGAGAGTTGCGCCTGACATGATGTCTCCTCCCACGATGTCCAGGAAAGGATGGCGCAAACGGATGGTTTGTAAAATTTATTCGATTGACTACAGAAGTTAGATTTTCTTATTATTGGAATTGCATGCGCAACTTGACCCTTCGCCAACTCCGCACCGTTGAGGCCATTTGCAGGCTGGGGAAGATCAACCTCGCCGCCGAGGCCTTGCGTGTGACCGGACCGGCGCTCACCTTGCAGATCCAGCAGCTGGAACGAGACGCCGGCGTCCCGCTGTTCGACAGAACGCGCAACGGCATGGTCCCGACGGCCTACGGCCTTGCTTTCCTGGAGGCGGCGCGGGCGGTTGAAGACAGCCTCGTCGGGCTCGAGGATGCAATCAGTGCCATCAAGGGGCTCAGAACCGGGCGGTTGCGTCTCGGTGTCGTATCGACCGGAAAATACTTCGCCCCCCAGCTGATTGCCGCCTTCCGCGATCAGACTCCGGGCATCGAGATCAATCTCTTCATCGGCAATCGTGCCGAGATAATTACCAAACTGAGGGATCACGAAGTCGACATCGCCCTTATGGGGCGGCCACCGCGCGACGTCGAGGTGCGGGCGCAAGTGTTCGGCGACCACCCGCTGGTCTTCATCGCCTCGGCCGGTCATCCGCTCGCAGGCGTTCTAGAAATTTCGCGGGAGCGCATTGCCCAGGAGCAGTTCCTGGTGCGTGAGAAGGGTTCGGGGACGCGCATCTCGCTTGAGATCTTTCTGAGCGGCACGCCGCACAAGCTGGAAGAACTCGGCACGGAGATCGCCTCGAACGAGACGATCAAGCAGGCCGTCATCGCCGGTCTTGGGATTGCCTTCATCTCGGCCCATACTATCGAGCAGGAGGTGAAGCTCGGCCGATTGGTCATACTCGACGTGGTCGAGACGCCGATCCGCCGGCAATGGTTCAGCGTGTCGCGCTCCGACCGCGTCACCACCCCGGCAATGCAAGCTTTCGAGCGGTTCCTGCTGGCGCAGGGCGCGCGATATCTGCCGGTGGTCAGCAAGCCCTATCCCGCCAACGCGTTCCGTTAGGCCGGGTAGCCCACGGGCAGGCCTCAGCCGACGGAACGCGCAAAGCTCCCGGTCCCGCAGCAGGAAAACGCGGTGTCGACCGCCACCTTGGTCTTAATTGTGAGGCCACTGAACGGTTGATACCATTCAACATAGAGGGTGGAGGTCCCCTCGCACGGATCATCCGTAACCGCCGCCGTCAGGTCCGACCTGCGGCGATAGCGGTCTCAAAACCCCGGCGACGGCGACGCCGGGCATGTCGGTGCGGCGGCAGGCCGTTCCGGCTCTTCACCCAAGCAGCGCTCTGAGAGCAACGCTTGTTTCGTGTTCGGCCCGGTTGCGAGGCGCCAGCAATGCAGGGCGGCACACAGATCTGGACGAATGGAGGAGACATGTCCTGGCATAAACCAAAATTCATTGAAGTCAGCTGCGCGATGGAAATCACCCGCTACGCTCCCGCGGACGGGGATGAGCCGATCCTGTTCTAGATCGCGATGGTTCCGGTCGGATCGACGCAAAATCACGACCGTGATCCATTCCAAGAAGTTAGAGCGGGATGCCGGCGGACACGTTTTCTCATCCCGCTCTACTGCATGGTTCCTCAGATCGGTATCGATTTGAGGACAAAATCATGCAGCGATTCAAGGTGCTACAGCGCCTTTGCGTGTCTCAAAAGACGCGCGGCACTGTAGGACGCGGCCTTATGAGGATCTGCCCGCAGCTCTTTGGGTATTCCGGTGAAGAAATCATTCGATCTTCGTATCATCGTTCTGGGGGCCGCCGCCGGCGGCGGTCTTCCGCAGTGGAATTGCGGCTGCCTGAACTGCACGATGGCGCGCGATCCGGGCTCCGCCCTCAAGCCGCAAAGCCAATCATCGCTTGCCGTCAGCCTCGATGGCGAGGCCTGGGCCGTCTTCAATGCCTCTCCGGACATCCGCCAGCAGATTGAAGACAATCGTCTCTTGCAGCCGCGCCGGCTGCGTCACAGCCCGATCAAAAGCGTGGTGCTGACCAACGGCGACATCGATCATCTGGCGGGACTGCTTGTCCTCAGGGAAAAGCAGCCGTTCACGGTGTTTTCCACCGGTTCGGTCGGCGAGATCATCGCCGAAAATCCGGTCTTCGGTGTGCTCGATCCGGACGTGGTTACAAGGAGGCGCGTCGAGATCGAGGAAGCGTTCTTTCCACTTCCCGACCTCGAGGCGCGGCTCTTCGCCGTTCCCGGCAAGGTGCCGCTGTTCCTCGAAGACGACGAACCGGATCTCAACGTCGAGGGCGAAAACACGGTTGGGATCGAGCTCAGAGCCGGCAGCAAGCGCGTTTATTATGTTCCCGGCTGCGGCGCGATCAATGCCGGCCTCGGCGCGCGCCTGCGCGATGCCGACGCGCTGTTCTTCGACGGCACGCTCTTTACCGATCGTGAGATGATTGCGACCGGTACGGGGCGCAAGACGGGCCGCCGCATGGGCCACATGCCGATCGCCGGCGAGGGCGGCAGCCTCGATGCACTCGACGGCCTGAACATTCGCCGAAAGGTCTATATCCACATCAACAACACGAACCCGATCTGGCGGGCTGGCCCCGAGCGCGCCGCGGTCGAAAGCCGCGGCTTTGAAGTCGGGTGCGACGGCATGGAGGTCAGCCTGTGACGACGGCAACTGACAAGCACGCGTTTCACGCGCGCCTTCTGGCGATCGGGGCGGAGCGCTATCATGACAAGCATCCCTTCCACGCGATGCTCCACGGTGGCCGCGCAACGATGACGCAGGTCCGCGCCTGGGTGATCAACCGCTACTACTACCAGAGCCGCATTCCGATGAAGGACGCGGCCTTCCTGTCGCGCTGCGACGACCCGGACCTGCGCCGGGCCTGGCGCTCGCGGATCGAAGACCACGACGGCGGCCTCGACGAGGGCGGCGGCATCCGCCGCTGGCTGCGTCTTGCGCAAGCGGTCGGCCTCGACCCCGCCTATGTCGCTTCGACGCGGGGTGTCCTGCCTGCGACCCGATTTGCCGTCGACGCCTATGTGTCGTTCGTGCGGGAGAAGCCGCTCATCGAGGCCGTGGCCTCCTCGCTCACCGAGCTTTTTGCGCCCAAGATCCATTCGGAGCGTATTGCCGGATTGCTGGAGCACTATGCGTTCGCGGACCACGAAGCGCTTGCTTACTTCCGCCAAAGGCTGGCGGAAGCGCCGCGCGACGTCGAGTTCGGCCTTGCCTATGTGCTCGATCACGCCGACACAGCGGAAAAACAGGATGCCGCCGCCGCGGCGCTCACCTTCAAGACAGATGTTCTGTGGTCGCAGCTCGACGCGCTTTATTCCGCCTATGTGACGCCCGGCCTGATCCCGCCCGGCGGCTGGGACGGCAAGCAAGGTGTCGTCGGCGAGCCGACGGCGATGGAGGCGGCGGAATGAGCGCCAATGCGATGAACTCAGGGGCCAGGATTTCAGGGGCGAGTGTCGTCAAGCTGGCGCGCGGCGTGCGGCTGCACGAGGATCCGGTTCGCGGCCAGATGGTGCTCCTGGCACCGGAGCGGGCGATGGCGCTCGACGATATTGCCGTCGCAATCGTAGAAGCGCTTGACGGCAAGCGGAACCTCGACCGGATCGTCGCCGATTTTGCCGCCAAGTTCGACGCTCCCGCCGCCGAGATCGCCGGCGATGTCAGGGCTTTCGTCCAAGAGCTTGCCATCCGCCGCCTGCTGGAGATCGTCGCATGAGCAGCGCCGTCGCCTCCACAAACCAAGCCGCCGACCCTGTTGCGCGCGTGCCGCCGCCGATGGCGATGCTGGCGGAGTTGACGCATCGCTGTCCGCTGGCGTGTCCCTATTGCTCCAACCCGATCGCCCTGACGACGGCGGACGAGGAGTTGTCGACCGCGGAATGGATCGACGTCTTCAACCAGGCGGCCGCTCTCGGCGTGCTGCATCTGCACTTGTCCGGCGGCGAGCCGGCGGCGCGACGCGATCTCGTCGAACTGACGCGGGCGGCGGTTTCGCTGGGTCTTTATACCAATCTGATCACGTCCGGCGTGGGTTTGACGGAGGCCAGAATCAACGACCTAGCCGAGGCCGGGCTCGACCACGTTCAGTTGTCGATCCAGGGTGTTTCCCCCGAAGGCGCCGACCGGATCGCTGGCTACAAGGGCGGCTATGAGCGAAAGATGGCCGTCGCAAGCTGGGTGGCGGCCACCGGCATCCCGTTGACCGTCAACGCCGTCTGCCACCGGCAGAACATGGGCGAGATCGAAGCCATGATCGAGCTGGCGATCCGGCTTGGGGCGCGGCGGGTGGAGATCGCGACCGTGCAGTTTCACGGCTGGGCCGAGCGCAACAAGGCGGCGCTGCTGCCGACGCGCGAACAGGTCGAGCACGCGACGCGCACCGTCGCCGCGGCGCGGGAAAAATATCAGGGTATCCTGGTGATCGACTATGTGCCGGCCGATTATTATTCCCAATACCCGAAGGCCTGCATGGGCGGCTGGGGGCGCGTCGGCCTCAATGTCACGCCGTCCGGCCGGGTGCTTCCGTGCCACGCGGCTGAAACGATCCCGAGCCTCACCTTCAAGACCGTGCGCGAAGACACGCTCTCCGCGATCTGGTACGAGAGCGACGCCTTCAACGCCTATCGCGGCGACGCCTGGATGGCCGAACCCTGCCGCAGCTGCGAGCGCAAGCAGGTCGACTTCGGCGGCTGCCGTTGCCAGGCAATGGCGCTTGCCGGCGACGCGCGCGCGACCGATCCGGTTTGCATCCGATCGCCGCTGCGCGAACGTTTGACGCGGGACACGGACCGGCTTTCGGCGATGTCGCCGGCCACCTTGAGCTACCGCGGACGGTAGCGCTCATCGAGGTCAGAAATTCCATACGGGTCAGGTTGAGAAGGGCGAGATGGTTCTCTGGGTCGAGATCCTGGCCGTCGATCGGCTTCATCCAGCCACTACAACTTGTACCCGATATTTCGTAAAAGATCTTTCCGCCACGCAATGTCGGCGTCGGTTTCGACACCCAGCGGTGAGGCGCCATCGACCACGCCGAGCACGCCGCGGCCCAGTTCTGTTTGCGCGACGATCACCTGTGTCGGGTTGGCCGTCGCGCAGTAAATGCGGCAGACCTCCGGCACTGCACGCACCGCGGCCAGCACGTTGACGGGAAAGAATCCGTCGCCCAGGAAGATCAGGAAAATGTGGCCGGCGCCAATGGCCAATGCGTTGTCGCGTGCGAGGGTAAGCGCGGCTTCGTCATTACCCGACCAGCGCACCAGCCGCTTACCGGAGGCCTCGCAGAAGGCCAGCCCGAAGCGAATGCCGGGAACGGTCCCCACCAGCGCCTCGTGGAGGTCTTCCACAGTCTTGATGAAATGCGACTGGCCAAAAATGAAGTTGGAGGCGTCCGGCTTGACGATGGGCACCACGGTAAGTTCCATGGCTGCGCTCCTTCAAGGTGGGCAACGCAATGGTAGGTAGGCCGACAGAAGGCGATTTCAAGCCGCCACAGGCGGACGATTCGCCTCCCGATGCTGCCACCCTCGGCTTCCTCGCGGAACGCCCGGTACAGCGGCAGGAGTGCCTCCTTCGGATCATTGGGCGGCGCCGCTCAACTGCCCGGCAGCACGATCAACTCGCCCACCATCGACGGCTGGTGAGCCCCACACCGATAGCGCCGCCCTTGGCTGCCCGATCCGTGTGTTGGCGTCGGTCACACTAGCCTGCGCTCGGCGCGGTCACCGGCAATGCCATAGGGCCTCTGCGCTTCGAACCTTCGCCGCAAATTGAACAGTTAGAACGCGAGAGGCCGCGACGTGTTATATTAAATGGCTTCGCGTTGCGAGGTGCCGGCAGGGGCCTCACGATGGAAGGTCTCCGCCCGGAGGGTGGTATAGTGACCATTGCCTTGACACTCCAGACATATCTCGATCGCAAGGGCGTCGAGTATGATCTGGTCGAGCACAGGCCGACCAGATCATCGATGTCTACCGCCCGCGCCTGCCACATCGCGGCCCGCTGCCTGGCCAAAGGCGTCGTGCTGCGAAGACGCGATGGCTATCTTCTGGCGATCTTGCCGGCCTGCGGCAATGTGCGGCTGAGCAAACTCAAAGCAGCACTCGGCGAGGACCTGACGTTCGCCACGGAACATGAGCTCGATCAGTTGATCCCCGATTGCGCGCACGGCGCTGTTCCCCCAGTCGGCGACTGCTACGGGCTGGACGCCGTTATCGAGGACAGCGTCTGCGACCAACCGGAGGTTTACTTCGAGGGCGGCGATCACGCCACCCTCGTCCATATGAGCCAGGCACAGTTCGCGCGGCTCACGCGGGAGGCGCTTCATGAGAATTTCAGCGCTCGCAACCGGAGCTCCACGCGTTCGGCGATCGAGTGATAAGCGGCCGATCGACGGAAGAAGGCTGGCGGCGCAGCCGGCCTCGTTTCGACGGACCGACATGAGGAAGGGAGGCGGCGATGTCTGACAATGGCTACGCCAGCCCGGATGACGTTCTGCGGATGATAAAGGACGGCGAGATCGCGATGATCGATCTGCGGTTCACAGACCTTCCCGGCCTGTGGCAGCATTTCTCCGTGCCGCCGCGCGCCATCAGCGCGGACAGCTTCGCCAATGGCATCGGCTTCGACGGCTCGTCCATCCGGGGCTTCCAGGAAATACAGGAAAGCGACATGCTCGTCGTGCCGGATCCGACCACCGCTTTCCTGGACCCGTTCACGGAGGCGCCAACGCTTGTCCTGATCTGCAATATTCTCGACCCAGCCAGCGGCCAACCCTATAGCCGGGACCCCCGCTTCATCGCACAAAAGGCCGAAACCTATCTCAAGGCGACCGGTATTGGCGATACGGCCTATTTCGGCCCGGAACTCGAGCACTTCGTCTTCAACGGGGTCCATTACGATCAGGGTACCAACTACGGTTACTACGAGATCGACGCCGTCGAGGCGAATTGGAAAGCGAGGGATGGAACGGGCCTCGGGCACAAGCTGCGCCCGAAAGAGGGCTACTTCCCCGTCCCGCCTTCCGATACCCTTCAGGACGCACGCACCAGAATGGTAACGCTGCTCGAGCGCATTGGCATTGAGGTCGAGGCGCACCACCACGAAGTCGCGACTGGCGGCCAGGGCGAGATCGACATGCGCTTTGCGACGCTGACGCGCATGGCCGACAGCGTGATGATCTACAAATTTGTCGTGAAGAATGTCGCGCGCAGCCGCGGCATGACCGCAACCTTCATGCCGAAACCCCTGTTCGGGGACAATGGGTCGGGCATGCACGTCCATCAGAGCATCTGGCGGAAAGATCATCCGATCTTTGCCGGCGACGGTTATGCCGGTTCCAGCGAAGCGATGCGCTACTATATCGGCGGACTGCTTAAGCACGCGCCGGCACTGCTCGCCATCTGCGCTCCAACCGTCAATTCCTACCGGCGGCTCGTGCCGGGTTTTGAAGCGCCGGTTAATCTCGGCTATTCGCGGCGCAACCGCTCCGCGGCGTGCCGGATCCCGATGTACTCATCCAACCCCAGGAGCAAGCGGGTAGAGTTCCGCTGCCCGGATCCCTCCTGCAATCCGTATATGGCCTTCGCCGCCATGCTCATGGCCGGCCTCGACGGTATCCGCAGCCGCATCAATCCGGGGGAGCCGATCGACAAGAACCTCTACGACCTGCCCCCGATGGAACGCGCCGCAATCCCATCGACACCGGCCTCGCTCGCCGAGGCTCTCGATGCGCTTGAGGCGGACTGCAAGTTCCTGCTTGCAGGAGACGTGTTCACGACGGACGTCCTCGAGACCTATGTGGACTACAAGCGCTCGCACGAGATCACCGAGATACGCATGCGCCCGCATCCATATGAGTTTGTTCTCTATTATGACGTCTAGTGGGGGTGCATGCTATGTTTCGAATACACGTGGATCCTGAAGGGAGCCGCAGTTCGCGAGCAAAATTGCGCCGCCTGCCATAGCCTGGATCACGTCGCGATGAATTCACCCTTACTGGACGAGAAGGGCTGGCGGGCCGAAGTCACCAAAAGGGATGGCCATGAGCGCGACGGGCACGATATCGGGATTTGGCTGGGAGCATTTCCATCATGACGCCGATATTGGGGTGCGCGGAAGAGGCCGATCCGTTGCGGAGGCCTTCGAACAGGCCGCAGTGGGCCTGACCCGGATCGTGACCTACAGTCCGATCGTCGTGAATATCCAGCTCGATGTGGAGTGCCGCCAAAGCGACCTGGAATTGCTCTTCGTGGATTGGCTCGACGCGATTATTTACGAGATGGCGACCCGCAAGATGCTTTTCGGATGCTTTACGGTCCGCACAGACGGACGCATACTTAAGGGTACGCTTTGGGGCGAGCCCGTCGACGTGGCGCGGCACGCACCAGCTTGCGAACCGAAGGGTGCCACGCTCACGGCATTGAAGGTGACGCGAGACGACAATGGCATCTGGTCCGCACAGTGCGTCATTGACGTATGAGGCGCTTCGATGGATCCGGCAAACTTCACCCAGATTGGTCCGGTTATGTGGCGCATCGAGCCGACGGGAGCGATGCGCGTGCCGGCGATCATCTTCGCGGACGAGGAACTCATCCGCGGAATGGACGACAGGGTCGCCCTGCAGGCCTGCAATGTTGCGACCCTGCCGGGGATCGTGTCTGCCTCCTTCGCGATGCCCGATGCGCATTGGGGCTATGGATTTCCGATTGGCGGTGTCGCCGCCTTCGATCCGGAGAAGGGAGGCGTGGTCTCCGCCGGCGGCGTCGGCTTCGATATCTCCTGCGGTGTGCGGACGATGCTCACCAGCCTCTCGGTCAAGGATATTCTGCCGGTGCAAGAGGCCCTGGCCGAGTCTCTGTTCCGGCAAATCCCCGCCGGCGCCGGAAGCCGGGGGAAGATCACGCTCGATGATGCCGAGATGGAAGCGATGCTGGTCGGTGGAGCGCGCTGGGCTGTCGAGCAGGGCTGGGGCGAAGAGCGCGACCTGGAACGCATCGAAGAGGGCGGCCGGATGGAAGACGCCAGGCCGCACTACGTCTCCGATCGCGCAAAGAATCGCCAGCGGCGGGAGATGGGCACATTGGGCTCCGGCAACCACTATCTCGAGGTGCAGGCGGTGGAGCAGATTTTCGATGAAGAGGCCGCCGCCGCATACGGCCTGCGCCCCGATGGCGTCGTTGTCACGATTCATTGCGGCTCGCGCGGACTCGGCCACCAGATCGGCAGCGAGTTCCTGAAGGAAATGGCAAGCACGGCGCCGGAGGCGGGAATCATCCTTCCGGACCGTGAGTTGGCCTGTGCGCCGATCAAATCGGAGCTCGGGGAGCGGTACCTTGGGGCGATGCGCGCGGGGATCAATTGCGCACTCGCGAATCGGGAGATCCTTGGTGATCTTAGCCGGCGGGTCTTTGGCCACCATTTTCCGGGGACGCGTCTCGACCTTCTGTTCGACGTCTCGCACAACACTTGCAAGCCTGAGACCCACGAGGTCGACGGCAAGCGCCGCGAACTTTTCGTCCACCGCAAGGGCGCAACCCGCTCGCTCGGTGCCGGCAATCCCAGCCTTCCGCGAGCATTTCATGCCGTCGGTCAGCCGGTCCTCATCGGTGGCAGCATGGGCACCAGTTCCTATGTGCTGGCCGGCGAGCCGACGAGCGAGGAGAAGGCATTCTCGTCCGCGTGCCATGGAGCCGGCAGAGCCATGTCACGACACGCGGCGCTCAAACAATGGAGCGGCCGGCAAATTGTCGACGAGCTTGCGGCGCGAGGAATCCTGGTTCGCAGCCCCTCCGACCGCGGTGTGGCAGAAGAAGCACCGGGCGCCTACAAGGATGTCGAGGCCGTGGTGCTAGCGGCCGAGCGGGCCGGCCTTGCGCGGCGCGTGGCGCGCATGCGGCCGCTCATATGCATCAAGGGCTGATCTTCCTT comes from the Sinorhizobium garamanticum genome and includes:
- the pqqB gene encoding pyrroloquinoline quinone biosynthesis protein PqqB — protein: MKKSFDLRIIVLGAAAGGGLPQWNCGCLNCTMARDPGSALKPQSQSSLAVSLDGEAWAVFNASPDIRQQIEDNRLLQPRRLRHSPIKSVVLTNGDIDHLAGLLVLREKQPFTVFSTGSVGEIIAENPVFGVLDPDVVTRRRVEIEEAFFPLPDLEARLFAVPGKVPLFLEDDEPDLNVEGENTVGIELRAGSKRVYYVPGCGAINAGLGARLRDADALFFDGTLFTDREMIATGTGRKTGRRMGHMPIAGEGGSLDALDGLNIRRKVYIHINNTNPIWRAGPERAAVESRGFEVGCDGMEVSL
- the pqqA gene encoding pyrroloquinoline quinone precursor peptide PqqA, translating into MSWHKPKFIEVSCAMEITRYAPADGDEPILF
- a CDS encoding class 1 fructose-bisphosphatase, whose protein sequence is MSGATLEAYLASRTANGDDLAPDVAAVIQRLATAALVVRKIINQGALDTAFNGTRGGSNADGDLQRNLDVLCNELFLSCLHGAPVAYYASEELEKPVPLDPTARLAVAIDPLDGSSNINNNVSIGTVFSVLPAVKGPDLDPTQSFLQPGNQQLAAGFFVYGAQTTLVLSLGKGTEIFIFSNRLGCFVEAYKSVSIPERTSEFAINMSNYRHWEEAIRLYVDDCLAGSEGPRERDFNMRWIASLVADSYRILVRGGIFLYPADGRKGYHQGRLRLVYEANPIAFIIENAGGAATNSITRILDLVPENLHQRVPLAFGSRREVARVARYHVDPNMIGERAPLFGKRGLFRA
- a CDS encoding LysR family transcriptional regulator translates to MRNLTLRQLRTVEAICRLGKINLAAEALRVTGPALTLQIQQLERDAGVPLFDRTRNGMVPTAYGLAFLEAARAVEDSLVGLEDAISAIKGLRTGRLRLGVVSTGKYFAPQLIAAFRDQTPGIEINLFIGNRAEIITKLRDHEVDIALMGRPPRDVEVRAQVFGDHPLVFIASAGHPLAGVLEISRERIAQEQFLVREKGSGTRISLEIFLSGTPHKLEELGTEIASNETIKQAVIAGLGIAFISAHTIEQEVKLGRLVILDVVETPIRRQWFSVSRSDRVTTPAMQAFERFLLAQGARYLPVVSKPYPANAFR
- a CDS encoding phosphoribulokinase yields the protein MSARYPIISITGSSGAGTTTVKDTFEKIFKRENVSASFIEGDAFHRYDRETMRRKIADEKARGVDFTHFSAEANELEILESVFAEYGRRGVGRTRHYVHDDAEAAKYGAEPGTFTNWEEFGDSDLLFYEGLHGCAVTDTVNLAQHCDLKIGVVPVINLEWIQKIHRDKATRGYSTEAVTDTILRRMPDYVHYICPQFSLTDINFQRVPIVDTSNPFIARWIPTHAESILVIRFAKPQSIDFPYLLSMLHNSFMSRANSIVVPGDKLDLAMQLIFTPLIHKLLERKHRMS
- the tkt gene encoding transketolase, which gives rise to MNVSQQIETRAAASERNMADAIRFLAMDAVQKANSGHPGMPMGMADAVTVLFNRFIKIDPSLPDWPDRDRFVLSAGHGSMLLYAIHHLIGFADMPMAELSAFRQLGSKTAGHPEYGHALGIETTTGPLGQGIATAVGMAIAEQMMAARFSSSLCNHFTYVVAGDGCLQEGISHEVIDLAGHLKLRKLIVLWDDNRISIDGSTDLSTSMDQLARFRAAGWDAQRVDGHDPEAVAKAIQRAHRTRKPSLIACRTRIGNGAANMEGSHKTHGAALGDKEIAATREKLAWPHPPFFVPAEIKSAWQRVAVRGRMAREAWEIRLDASRSKKRYEQTVARELDGGVADLLAKFRAAHRKRGSKVATRQASQMTLEVINGATALTVGGSADLTGSNLTMTSQTQPIGPGNFKGRYLHYGIREHGMAAAMNGIALHGGFIPYGGTFLVFSDYARGAIRLSALMGLPVIYVLTHDSIGLGEDGPTHQPVEHLAMLRATPNLNVFRPADIIETAECWEIALGEKKTPSVLALSRQALPMLRQTGGNENLSARGAYVLKEAQRPRDITLLATGSEVEIAVAAAERLQAEEGIEAAVVSMPCWEKFEAQDASYQRQVLGDAPRIAVEAAGRLGWDRWMGPDCAFVGMVGFGASAPAGDLYRHFGITADHIVAEALRLVRRDFREVPPIGTRTGARAGEVVIASTRKV